Proteins encoded within one genomic window of Macrotis lagotis isolate mMagLag1 chromosome 3, bilby.v1.9.chrom.fasta, whole genome shotgun sequence:
- the RBM47 gene encoding RNA-binding protein 47 isoform X1: protein MTAEDSTTTMNNDSTNMSAAKVPEGIAGAPNEAALLALMERTGYSMIQENGQRKYGGPPPGWEGLHPPRGCEVFVGKIPRDVYEDELVPVFESVGRIYEMRLMMDFDGKNRGYAFVMYTHKHEAKRAVRELNNYEIRPGRLLGVCCSVDNCRLFIGGIPKMKKREEILEEISKVTEGVLDVIVYASAADKMKNRGFAFVEYESHRAAAMARRKLMPGRIQLWGHQIAVDWAEPEIDVDEDVMETVKILYVRNLMIETTEETIKKSFGQFNPGCVERVKKIRDYAFVHFTSREDAVHAMNSLNGTELEGSCLEVTLAKPVDKEQYTRYQKAAKGNGPTEVAPQQPNYVYSCDPYTLAYYSYPYNALIGPNRDYFVKAGSIRGRGRGAAGNRAPGPRGSYLGGYSAGRGIYSRYHEGKGKQQEKGYELVQNLELSAVNPVAIKPGTVAIPAIGAQYSMFQAAPAPKMLEDGKIHTMEHMINPIAVQPDPASAAAAAAAAAAIMPAVSTPPPFQGRPITPVYTVAPNVQRIPAAGIYGASYVPFAAPATATLATLQKNAAAAAAVYGGYAGYIPQPFPTATIQVPIHDVYQTY from the exons ATGACAGCAGAGGATTCTACTACAACAATGAACAACGATTCTACCAACATGTCAGCGGCCAAAGTCCCTGAAGGTATAGCTGGGGCACCTAATGAGGCTGCCCTCCTGGCTCTCATGGAGCGTACAGGTTATAGCATGATACAGGAGAACGGGCAACGCAAATATGGTGGACCTCCCCCAGGTTGGGAAGGACTGCACCCCCCACGTGGCTGTGAAGTCTTCGTCGGTAAAATCCCTCGAGATGTGTATGAAGATGAGCTGGTACCAGTATTTGAGTCAGTTGGACGTATCTATGAGATGCGGTTGATGATGGACTTTGATGGGAAAAACCGTGGCTATGCTTTTGTTATGTACACTCACAAGCATGAAGCCAAGCGTGCTGTGAGGGAATTGAACAATTATGAGATCAGACCAGGTCGACTTCTTGGAGTCTGTTGCAGTGTGGATAACTGCCGACTATTCATCGGTGGCATccccaagatgaaaaaaagagaggagatacTGGAAGAGATCTCTAAAGTGACTGAAGGGGTGCTAGATGTTATTGTATATGCAAGTGCAGCAGACAAGATGAAGAATAGGGGGTTTGCATTTGTAGAATATGAGAGCCATAGGGCAGCTGCTATGGCCAGGAGAAAGCTCATGCCTGGAAGAATCCAACTGTGGGGACACCAGATTGCAGTGGACTGGGCAGAGCCTGAAATAGATGTGGATGAAGATGTCATGGAAACCGTTAAGATCCTATATGTGAGAAATTtgatgattgaaacaactgaggAGACAATTAAAAAGAGCTTTGGCCAGTTTAATCCCGGTTGTGTAGAACGAGTTAAAAAGATCCGCGATTATGCATTTGTGCACTTTACCAGCCGGGAAGATGCCGTGCATGCTATGAACAGCCTCAATGGCACTGAACTTGAAGGCTCGTGTCTTGAAGTTACTCTGGCTAAGCCAGTGGACAAAGAGCAATACACACGCTATCAGAAGGCAGCCAAAGGAAATGGACCAACAGAAGTAGCACCTCAACAGCCTAACTATGTTTACTCGTGTGATCCCTATACGTTGGCCTACTATAGCTATCCCTACAATGCTTTGATTGGACCCAACCGAGATTATTTTGTGAAAG CAGGGAGCATAAGGGGCCGAGGGCGAGGTGCAGCTGGCAACAGAGCCCCAGGCCCTAGGGGATCTTACCTCGGGGGATACTCTGCAGGCCGTGGCATATATAGCCGATATcatgaagggaaaggaaagcagCAAGAAAAAGGATATGAGCTTGTACAGAATTTGGAATTATCTGCTGTCAATCCAGTTGCTATTAAACCCGGTACAG TGGCCATTCCTGCTATTGGGGCCCAGTATTCCATGTTTCAGGCAGCCCCTGCTCCCAAGATGCTGGAAGATGGCAAAATCCACACAATGGAACATATGATCAACCCCATAGCAGTGCAACCAGACCCAGccagtgctgctgctgctgccgccgccgccgctgctatCATGCCTGCTGTTTCAACCCCTCCACCTTTTCAG GGCCGCCCAATAACTCCAGTATACACAGTGGCTCCAAACGTCCAGAGAATTCCTGCAGCCGGGATCTACGGTGCCAGTTATGTTCCATTTGCTGCTCCTGCCACAGCCACACTAGCCACACTACAGAAGAATGCTGCAGCTGCAGCTGCAGTTTATGGAGGTTATGCTGGCTACATACCTCAACCATTCCCTACTGCGACAATTCAGGTTCCCATACATGATGTCTACCAGACATACTGA
- the RBM47 gene encoding RNA-binding protein 47 isoform X2: MTAEDSTTTMNNDSTNMSAAKVPEGIAGAPNEAALLALMERTGYSMIQENGQRKYGGPPPGWEGLHPPRGCEVFVGKIPRDVYEDELVPVFESVGRIYEMRLMMDFDGKNRGYAFVMYTHKHEAKRAVRELNNYEIRPGRLLGVCCSVDNCRLFIGGIPKMKKREEILEEISKVTEGVLDVIVYASAADKMKNRGFAFVEYESHRAAAMARRKLMPGRIQLWGHQIAVDWAEPEIDVDEDVMETVKILYVRNLMIETTEETIKKSFGQFNPGCVERVKKIRDYAFVHFTSREDAVHAMNSLNGTELEGSCLEVTLAKPVDKEQYTRYQKAAKGNGPTEVAPQQPNYVYSCDPYTLAYYSYPYNALIGPNRDYFVKGSIRGRGRGAAGNRAPGPRGSYLGGYSAGRGIYSRYHEGKGKQQEKGYELVQNLELSAVNPVAIKPGTVAIPAIGAQYSMFQAAPAPKMLEDGKIHTMEHMINPIAVQPDPASAAAAAAAAAAIMPAVSTPPPFQGRPITPVYTVAPNVQRIPAAGIYGASYVPFAAPATATLATLQKNAAAAAAVYGGYAGYIPQPFPTATIQVPIHDVYQTY; this comes from the exons ATGACAGCAGAGGATTCTACTACAACAATGAACAACGATTCTACCAACATGTCAGCGGCCAAAGTCCCTGAAGGTATAGCTGGGGCACCTAATGAGGCTGCCCTCCTGGCTCTCATGGAGCGTACAGGTTATAGCATGATACAGGAGAACGGGCAACGCAAATATGGTGGACCTCCCCCAGGTTGGGAAGGACTGCACCCCCCACGTGGCTGTGAAGTCTTCGTCGGTAAAATCCCTCGAGATGTGTATGAAGATGAGCTGGTACCAGTATTTGAGTCAGTTGGACGTATCTATGAGATGCGGTTGATGATGGACTTTGATGGGAAAAACCGTGGCTATGCTTTTGTTATGTACACTCACAAGCATGAAGCCAAGCGTGCTGTGAGGGAATTGAACAATTATGAGATCAGACCAGGTCGACTTCTTGGAGTCTGTTGCAGTGTGGATAACTGCCGACTATTCATCGGTGGCATccccaagatgaaaaaaagagaggagatacTGGAAGAGATCTCTAAAGTGACTGAAGGGGTGCTAGATGTTATTGTATATGCAAGTGCAGCAGACAAGATGAAGAATAGGGGGTTTGCATTTGTAGAATATGAGAGCCATAGGGCAGCTGCTATGGCCAGGAGAAAGCTCATGCCTGGAAGAATCCAACTGTGGGGACACCAGATTGCAGTGGACTGGGCAGAGCCTGAAATAGATGTGGATGAAGATGTCATGGAAACCGTTAAGATCCTATATGTGAGAAATTtgatgattgaaacaactgaggAGACAATTAAAAAGAGCTTTGGCCAGTTTAATCCCGGTTGTGTAGAACGAGTTAAAAAGATCCGCGATTATGCATTTGTGCACTTTACCAGCCGGGAAGATGCCGTGCATGCTATGAACAGCCTCAATGGCACTGAACTTGAAGGCTCGTGTCTTGAAGTTACTCTGGCTAAGCCAGTGGACAAAGAGCAATACACACGCTATCAGAAGGCAGCCAAAGGAAATGGACCAACAGAAGTAGCACCTCAACAGCCTAACTATGTTTACTCGTGTGATCCCTATACGTTGGCCTACTATAGCTATCCCTACAATGCTTTGATTGGACCCAACCGAGATTATTTTGTGAAAG GGAGCATAAGGGGCCGAGGGCGAGGTGCAGCTGGCAACAGAGCCCCAGGCCCTAGGGGATCTTACCTCGGGGGATACTCTGCAGGCCGTGGCATATATAGCCGATATcatgaagggaaaggaaagcagCAAGAAAAAGGATATGAGCTTGTACAGAATTTGGAATTATCTGCTGTCAATCCAGTTGCTATTAAACCCGGTACAG TGGCCATTCCTGCTATTGGGGCCCAGTATTCCATGTTTCAGGCAGCCCCTGCTCCCAAGATGCTGGAAGATGGCAAAATCCACACAATGGAACATATGATCAACCCCATAGCAGTGCAACCAGACCCAGccagtgctgctgctgctgccgccgccgccgctgctatCATGCCTGCTGTTTCAACCCCTCCACCTTTTCAG GGCCGCCCAATAACTCCAGTATACACAGTGGCTCCAAACGTCCAGAGAATTCCTGCAGCCGGGATCTACGGTGCCAGTTATGTTCCATTTGCTGCTCCTGCCACAGCCACACTAGCCACACTACAGAAGAATGCTGCAGCTGCAGCTGCAGTTTATGGAGGTTATGCTGGCTACATACCTCAACCATTCCCTACTGCGACAATTCAGGTTCCCATACATGATGTCTACCAGACATACTGA